A single Entelurus aequoreus isolate RoL-2023_Sb linkage group LG11, RoL_Eaeq_v1.1, whole genome shotgun sequence DNA region contains:
- the ino80c gene encoding INO80 complex subunit C isoform X1, whose product MAAQLPITIKSQSVAANSAYIRGKKRPNSPAVCTAAAQPSSGSNKKKKPQIMATLATPNQMSAVEAMCDMKSSGSVDNTPTTTTESTQARPPPFKDPTFMHSGIGGAAAGKKNRTWKNLKQILALERTLPWKLNDPNYYNIDAPPSLKPAKKYSDISGLPANYTDPQTKLRFTSSEEFSYIRLLPTDVVTGYLALRKATCIVP is encoded by the exons ATGGCAGCGCAACTTCCCATAACTATCAAGAGCCAGTCGGTGGCCGCAAATTCTGCTTATATACGCGGAAAGAAACGTCCCAATAGTCCGGCGGTGTGTACTGCTGCTGCTCAGCCTTCTAGCGGCAGCAACAAGAAGAAGAAACCCCAAATAATGGCGACACTTGCTACACCGAATCAG ATGTCAGCAGTAGAAGCAATGTGTGATATGAAGTCAAGTGGATCAGTGGACAACACTCCAACTACCACCACAGAATCTACTCAAGCCAGGCCACCGCCGTTTAAAGACCCTACCTTCATG CATTCTGGGATTGGCGGAGCTGCAGCAGGCAAAAAGAACAGAACCTGGAAGAATCTTAAGCAAATTCTGGCTTTGGAACGAACACTACCTTGGAAACTGAACGACCCTAACT ACTACAACATCGACGCTCCTCCCTCGTTGAAACCAGCCAAAAAATACTCCGACATCTCGGGATTACCT GCCAACTACACAGACCCCCAGACCAAACTGCGCTTCACATCCTCAGAGGAGTTCTCCTACATCCGCCTCCTCCCCACTGATGTGGTGACTGGCTACCTGGCCCTGCGGAAGGCCACCTGCATCGTACCTTGA
- the ino80c gene encoding INO80 complex subunit C isoform X2 — protein sequence MAAQLPITIKSQSVAANSAYIRGKKRPNSPAVCTAAAQPSSGSNKKKKPQIMATLATPNQMSAVEAMCDMKSSGSVDNTPTTTTESTQARPPPFKDPTFMHSGIGGAAAGKKNRTWKNLKQILALERTLPWKLNDPNCQLHRPPDQTALHILRGVLLHPPPPH from the exons ATGGCAGCGCAACTTCCCATAACTATCAAGAGCCAGTCGGTGGCCGCAAATTCTGCTTATATACGCGGAAAGAAACGTCCCAATAGTCCGGCGGTGTGTACTGCTGCTGCTCAGCCTTCTAGCGGCAGCAACAAGAAGAAGAAACCCCAAATAATGGCGACACTTGCTACACCGAATCAG ATGTCAGCAGTAGAAGCAATGTGTGATATGAAGTCAAGTGGATCAGTGGACAACACTCCAACTACCACCACAGAATCTACTCAAGCCAGGCCACCGCCGTTTAAAGACCCTACCTTCATG CATTCTGGGATTGGCGGAGCTGCAGCAGGCAAAAAGAACAGAACCTGGAAGAATCTTAAGCAAATTCTGGCTTTGGAACGAACACTACCTTGGAAACTGAACGACCCTAACT GCCAACTACACAGACCCCCAGACCAAACTGCGCTTCACATCCTCAGAGGAGTTCTCCTACATCCGCCTCCTCCCCACTGA